DNA from Fortiea contorta PCC 7126:
AGGGAAGAAATTCGGCGCTGATACCAATACCTGTATCTAATACTTGAATCTGAGCATAATCAGTGGCACTATCTTTGAGTATTTGCTCTTTGGCACTGATTTTTGCTAGCTTAATTTCTACTCCACCGCCTCTGGGTGTAAATTTGATGGCGTTAGATAGAAGATTCCAGATGATTTGTTGCAAACGTTCTGGATCACCGGCGACTAAAAATTTAGACTTGAGATCTGGGGTATCACTCAGGGCGCTATACTTGGGGAATCCGGAAAGTCGATAAATTTTCGATTTCAAGACGATGGATTCAGGACGCTCGCTATTGGCTACCTGCGGTTCCCACCAAGGAATTAGGGAAAATGTCAAATCGATTTCTTTGGCTTGAGCGGCGACGCTGAGAGTCTCTAATACTGACTCAATCATTGGCATTAAGTCGCAAGTCCGCACATTTAGACGCAATTGGCCTTTGATCATGCGGGTAATGTCGAGCAAGTCTTCTACTAGCTGGGTTTGGTTTCTGGCGTTGCGCTCGATTGTTTCTAGACCTTTGGTTGTTTGCACTTCGCTGAGATTGCGCGACCGCAATAATTGCGCCCAGCCGAGAATAGCATTGAGGGGCGATCGCAATTCATGAGATAATATTGCTAAGAATTCGTCTTTCATGCGGTTTGCTTGCCGCAGTTGTTCAGTTTGCTGCTGCAACGAAGCAATCAAACTGGCGCGTTCTATAGCGATCGCAATTTGATCACAAACAGCTTGCATCATCCCTCTTTGATTCTCAGTGAAGCGCCTCCGCGTCCGCGAGCCAAAGGAAAGAGTACCTAAAAGTTTTCCCTGAGCAATTAACGGATACGCACAATAAGCCGTCATTCCCAAGGTGCGAATTAATTCTGTTTTCTGGTCTGTTGATTGTTGCACATTCTCAACAGCAATAGCTCGCCGTTCTTGGGCGACAGTCCCAGAAATTGATTGTCCAAAAACAATCCATTCTATATCTGCAGCTTGCTGTTGGGAAATACCCATGAAAGACGCTAGGTGCATTAATTGAGAATTTTCCTCAACCAAATAGTTAAAGTAAACATCTAACTCAATTTGTTGCGAAAGTTTACGAAACAAGCTGTCAATCAACGCCAATGGATGCTGGCTAGAAAGTAATTCACTAGCGGTATCAAATAACAGTTGCAATCTTTTGTAACCCAGTGACAGCGCTTTTTCTGCTTGCTTGAGGTTACTAATATCTTGGAACACCATGATACAAGTAGCCGGATGACCGTGCATCGCTGGGAGGGTATCAGCGAAGATCAATAGTGAACGCACAGCGCCGCTTGTATGCCAATCTACTTCTAATCCATCCAATCTTTCTCCATTCGCAACCCGCACTCCTGGTATTTGGTCATTGGGAATGCGATCGCCTGCTGCATTGCTGTAATAATAAAATTTATGATACTCTGCGGCGGGAATATTTCTAGGAAATTCACCCCCAGCTAACTCATCAGCTGCTCGATTAGCAAAAGTTACCTTCGCTGTCATCGGTTCGATAAACAGCAGCGGTCTGGGCATAAGATTAAGAACATCTTCCAGCCATTTTTGCTGATTGCGTAATACTGCTTCTGCTTGTTTACGTTCTGTGATGTCTACAAATGCACCGATGCAGCCTCTGGTTTTACCTTCTTCATCAAACAAGGGGGCAACGTATTCTGCTAGGTTGACAATATTACCATTTTCATGGATTATGTCTACCTCAAAATCCAAAATTTCCACGCCGTTAGCCACAGAATACTGCATAGGCAATTCCTCGGCTAGCAGTTCTCTGCCTTCGCGGTAAACTTTGAATGAAGGTCTTTCGTCGATGGGAGCACTCAGTGAGGCGTTGAGATGGTGAGCGATGCCCAACTGTTTAGCAAAAGCTGGGTTAACTTTGATATTTTGGCATTGGCTGTCTTCGGCAATACCGATACCGATAGGGATGACTTCTAGTAAAGTTTGTAACTCAGCGACACGCCGCTGTAAATCTTTATTAAGTTGGACAATTTGCTCTCTAGCTTGCTGGCGTTCGCTTAAATCTAAAACTAAAGTCACTGTTTCTTGTTGTTTTTCCCCCAGCAGCACATACCCTACCAACACTGAGACACGACTACCATCTCGGCGAATGTATTCTTTTTCATATGGTAGACATGCACCCTGAGCATTTTCCTTAGCTTCGGCGACTCTTTGCCAATCTAGCTCGAATTGTTCTGGTGGCGTCAGTTTTTGCCAAGAAATTGCACCTGCAGCTAAATCTGCTTGGGTGTAACCAATAATATGCAAAAATGCATCATTTGCTTGCTGGAGAGTGCCATCAGCGTTACCGAAGGCAATGCCGACGATGTTAGCATCAACAAAACTCCGCAATTTGGCTTCATTAACTCTGAGTACACCTTGAATGCGATCGCG
Protein-coding regions in this window:
- a CDS encoding ATP-binding protein, which produces MLKVNRLRLQDIHKIPVNSLVVTIASLLVIVGGGSVLLGWLWGVELLKRAFYTGTATMKVNSALCFVLSGICLWLLQKGESQRFAVEENQAGRKKKSDLRRHHRLYLRLARVCALLVFIIGLLTLSEYFFNWNLGIDELVFRDSSPETMGLYPGRMGLNTALSFLFISVALELLGRKQSRRHYWYAQIITLVAAAIAFQALIAHTYKVEFVYELLPYSTSMALPTILIFLVLCVGMLWVYPHQGLMRVLLSDSYGGLFARRFLLAAIAVPFLVGWLIVQGQQAKKYDAAFAISLFAIILIVIFVILVLRSATVVERLSRQRDRIQGVLRVNEAKLRSFVDANIVGIAFGNADGTLQQANDAFLHIIGYTQADLAAGAISWQKLTPPEQFELDWQRVAEAKENAQGACLPYEKEYIRRDGSRVSVLVGYVLLGEKQQETVTLVLDLSERQQAREQIVQLNKDLQRRVAELQTLLEVIPIGIGIAEDSQCQNIKVNPAFAKQLGIAHHLNASLSAPIDERPSFKVYREGRELLAEELPMQYSVANGVEILDFEVDIIHENGNIVNLAEYVAPLFDEEGKTRGCIGAFVDITERKQAEAVLRNQQKWLEDVLNLMPRPLLFIEPMTAKVTFANRAADELAGGEFPRNIPAAEYHKFYYYSNAAGDRIPNDQIPGVRVANGERLDGLEVDWHTSGAVRSLLIFADTLPAMHGHPATCIMVFQDISNLKQAEKALSLGYKRLQLLFDTASELLSSQHPLALIDSLFRKLSQQIELDVYFNYLVEENSQLMHLASFMGISQQQAADIEWIVFGQSISGTVAQERRAIAVENVQQSTDQKTELIRTLGMTAYCAYPLIAQGKLLGTLSFGSRTRRRFTENQRGMMQAVCDQIAIAIERASLIASLQQQTEQLRQANRMKDEFLAILSHELRSPLNAILGWAQLLRSRNLSEVQTTKGLETIERNARNQTQLVEDLLDITRMIKGQLRLNVRTCDLMPMIESVLETLSVAAQAKEIDLTFSLIPWWEPQVANSERPESIVLKSKIYRLSGFPKYSALSDTPDLKSKFLVAGDPERLQQIIWNLLSNAIKFTPRGGGVEIKLAKISAKEQILKDSATDYAQIQVLDTGIGISAEFLPYVFDRFRQADSSSTRPHGGLGLGLAIVQHLVELHGGTVQVDSQGEQQGAIFTVLLPLLSLNHSPGLEDSTDAESAGSLAACPLLLGVRVLVVDDEADSREFIATVLQQCQAEVITVDSVSEALQLIVDWKPDVLVSDLGIPSADGDSFIRKVREQPPERGGKIPAAALTVYARVEDRMRAIQEGYQLHLPKPIEPAELTTVVASLAGKN